From Melanotaenia boesemani isolate fMelBoe1 chromosome 12, fMelBoe1.pri, whole genome shotgun sequence, a single genomic window includes:
- the col8a1a gene encoding collagen, type VIII, alpha 1a, translated as MSSLPVPIFPALLQLVVLTYVSGGAYYGHKQHPQPYQPMQPMQHLQHMGMNKGGFTQQQYLGKEVPYMPYPHYRKELPQMPMLKGKENALKGGTFNGGKDKGQTIPSGAEGIPQGEPGPAGPPGPEGPPGPPGPAGNGIPGPSGRPGPPGPPGLPGLGKPGLPGLPGKPGGNGEAGPQGEMGPRGEDGPAGQPGPQGPPGPPGLPGIGKPGVQGLPGQPGPKGEPGHKGLPGLPGLPGPKGDKGMGLPGQPGHKGLPGLPGPAGPRGLPGFGKPGLTGAPGPYGPPGDKGHPGEPGPPGPAGEGGQPGPPGLPGQGKPGQVGLPGQPGMPGGKGHPGPPGLPGKPGLPGFGKPGLPGIKGDKGMGGPPGLPGPKGDKGYGGLPGMLGPPGPNGPPGPPGPMGTPGRIGAPGPKGDCGDGGPKGLDGVKGDLGPPGLPGKNGLPGDRGEPGMRGPQGPSGPKGDDGHKGLPGMPGPPGTPGPKGEAGLPGDVGLQGPKGIPGLDGAAGPIGPPGLPGLKGDNGPPGAPGIAGNGSPGLPGPIGPPGKEGPSGSPGQPGQPGPPGLPGPPGVPGFSPEMAGVLSEMGPGLDGVKAGSYGKKGKYGGSGAEIMGPSGLEMPAFTALVTTPFPPVGAPVVFDKLLYNGRQNYDPQTGIFTCDMPGIYYFAYHIHCKGANVWVALMRNNEQVMYTYDEYKKGFLDQASGSAVLPLQPGDTVYIQLPSDQASGLYAGQYVHSSFSGYLLYPM; from the exons ATGTCTTCCCTCCCTGTCCCCATCTTCCCAGCTCTGCTACAGCTTGTAGTCCTTACATATGTGAGCGGTGGGGCATACTATGGACACAAGCAGCACCCTCAGCCATACCAGCCAATGCAGCCAATGCAGCATCTTCAGCACATGGGCATGAACAAAGGAGGCTTTACTCAACAACAGTACCTAGGCAAAGAGGTGCCCTATATGCCATATCCCCACTATAGGAAGGAACTCCCCCAGATGCCCATGTTGAAAGGCAAAGAAAATGCTCTTAAGGGGGGCACCTTTAATGGTGGCAAAGACAAAG GTCAGACAATCCCAAGTGGTGCAGAGGGAATTCCCCAAGGAGAACCAGGACCAGCTGGGCCACCTGGACCAGAGGGGCCTCCAGGACCTCCTGGACCTGCAGGGAATGGAATACCTGGTCCTTCAGGCCGACCTGGACCTCCAGGTCCACCAGGACTACCTGGACTGGGAAAACCAGGTTTGCCAGGGTTGCCAGGAAAACCTGGAGGCAATGGTGAAGCTGGGCCCCAAGGAGAAATGGGCCCTAGGGGTGAAGATGGGCCAGCTGGACAGCCAGGGCCGCAAGGCCCACCAGGACCACCTGGGCTTCCAGGAATAGGTAAACCTGGAGTGCAGGGATTACCAGGCCAACCAGGGCCCAAGGGAGAACCTGGTCACAAGGGACTGCCAGGTCTGCCAGGATTACCAGGACCCAAAGGAGATAAAGGGATGGGACTGCCAGGACAACCTGGTCACAAAGGACTGCCAGGGCTCCCAGGACCTGCTGGCCCAAGAGGACTGCCTGGTTTTGGGAAACCAGGGTTGACTGGAGCACCAGGTCCATATGGACCACCAGGAGATAAAGGACATCCTGGAGAACCAGGGCCTCCTGGGCCAGCTGGAGAAGGAGGACAGCCTGGTCCTCCAGGTCTACCTGGTCAAGGAAAGCCAGGTCAAGTTGGACTGCCAGGACAACCAGGTATGCCAGGTGGAAAAGGTCATCCTGGACCACCAGGTTTGCCAGGAAAACCAGGACTGCCTGGATTTGGTAAACCAGGACTCCCAGGAATAAAAGGTGATAAAGGTATGGGTGGGCCACCTGGACTTCCAGGACCTAAAGGAGATAAAGGTTATGGTGGACTACCTGGCATGCTTGGACCCCCTGGACCAAATGGCCCACCGGGTCCTCCAGGTCCTATGGgaaccccaggaagaataggtGCACCTGGTCCCAAAGGAGACTGTGGAGATGGGGGACCGAAAGGACTTGATGGTGTCAAGGGGGATCTTGGTCCTCCTGGACTTCCTGGTAAGAATGGTCTGCCTGGAGACCGTGGAGAACCAGGAATGAGAGGTCCACAAGGACCAAGTGGTCCCAAAGGAGATGACGGGCACAAAGGCCTACCTGGCATGCCTGGccccccagggactcctggtCCAAAAGGAGAAGCTGGGTTGCCTGGTGATGTGGGACTTCAAGGTCCTAAAGGAATTCCAGGACTGGATGGTGCTGCAGGACCAATTGGGCCTCCTGGTCTTCCTGGGCTTAAAGGAGATAATGGTCCTCCTGGTGCACCAGGGATTGCAGGCAATGGAAGTCCAGGTCTACCTGGTCCCATAGGACCCCCAGGAAAAGAGGGCCCTTCTGGATCTCCTGGACAGCCAGGTCAACCAGGCCCTCCTGGTTTACCAGGACCACCTGGAGTACCTGGCTTTTCTCCTGAAATGGCTGGAGTGCTCTCTGAGATGGGCCCAGGACTAGATGGCGTTAAGGCTGGAAGTTATGGTAAGAAGGGCAAGTATGGAGGAAGTGGAGCAGAAATAATGGGTCCTAGTGGGCTAGAAATGCCAGCATTTACTGCTCTAGTAACAACACCTTTTCCACCTGTGGGCGCTCCAGTTGTATTTGACAAGCTCTTGTACAATGGTCGCCAAAACTACGATCCCCAAACAGGAATTTTCACCTGTGACATGCCTGGCATTTACTACTTTGCCTACCACATTCATTGCAAAGGAGCCAATGTATGGGTAGCTTTAATGAGAAATAATGAGCAAGTGATGTATACATATGATGAATACAAAAAGGGTTTCTTAGACCAAGCTTCAGGGAGTGCAGTATTGCCTCTGCAACCTGGGGACACAGTGTACATTCAGCTTCCCTCAGATCAAGCCTCAGGACTTTATGCTGGACAGTATGTACATTCCTCTTTTTCTGGGTACTTGTTATATCCcatgtaa
- the jagn1a gene encoding protein jagunal homolog 1-A, with translation MTSRVGLRAVGTNGSDFKNRERVTPHYQMSASLKAEIRKLNWVHLLIWLLVAVQVTVSHFDLVSHDTVSMPYQWEYPYLLSFLPLLCSCLSLPKNNISYLVISMISAGLFSVAPLIYGGMEMFPVAQQLYRHGKAYRFIFGFSAVTVMYLIMVAAVQVHAWQLYYMKKLLDSWFDATQEKKKK, from the exons ATGACATCACGTGTTGGTCTCAGAGCAGTCGGTACCAATGGAAGTGactttaaaaacagagagaggGTCACCCCACATTACCAGATGAG TGCTTCCCTGAAGGCAGAGATACGGAAGCTAAACTGGGTCCACCTTCTGATATGGCTGCTGGTGGCTGTTCAAGTGACTGTCAGCCACTTTGACCTGGTGTCACATGACACAGTGTCCATGCCATACCAATGGGAGTATCCCTACCTGctcagcttcctcccactgctCTGCAGCTGCCTGTCACTTCCAAAGAACAATATCAGTTACCTGGTCATATCTATGATCAGTGCAGGGCTGTTCTCTGTGGCGCCTTTAATTTATGGAGGTATGGAGATGTTTCCTGTAGCACAGCAGCTTTATCGCCATGGAAAAGCCTACCGCTTCATTTTTGGCTTCTCTGCAGTGACTGTTATGTACCTCATTATGGTGGCTGCTGTTCAAGTACATGCCTGGCAGTTATATTACATGAAAAAACTTTTAGACTCATGGTTTGATGCCactcaggaaaaaaagaagaagtag